From Mycolicibacterium nivoides, a single genomic window includes:
- the panB gene encoding 3-methyl-2-oxobutanoate hydroxymethyltransferase yields the protein MSEQSVYGASGTAAESAESKPRTKVRTLTLQKWKSEGHKWAMLTCYDYSSARVFDEADIPVLLVGDSAANVVYGYDTTVPITIDELIPLARAVVKGAPHALVIADLPFGSYESSPAQALATATRFMKETGAQAIKLEGGERMADQIATLSAAGIPVVAHIGFTPQSVNGLGGFRVQGRGDAAEQTIHDAIAVQEAGAIAVVLEMVPAELATQITGKLTIPTVGIGAGPNCDAQVLVWQDMAGLTSGKTAKFVKRFADVGGELHRAAAQYAHDVATGVFPAEEHSY from the coding sequence ATGTCTGAACAGTCTGTTTATGGTGCTTCCGGAACCGCCGCAGAGTCGGCGGAGTCCAAGCCACGTACCAAGGTCCGCACGCTCACGCTGCAGAAATGGAAGTCCGAAGGGCACAAGTGGGCGATGCTCACCTGTTACGACTACTCCAGCGCGCGCGTGTTCGACGAGGCCGACATTCCGGTGCTGCTCGTCGGCGACTCGGCGGCAAACGTCGTGTACGGCTACGACACGACCGTGCCGATCACGATCGACGAGCTGATCCCGTTGGCCCGCGCGGTCGTCAAGGGCGCCCCGCATGCGCTGGTCATCGCCGACCTGCCGTTCGGCAGCTATGAGAGCAGTCCGGCCCAGGCACTGGCCACCGCGACCCGCTTCATGAAGGAGACCGGCGCGCAGGCGATCAAGCTCGAGGGCGGCGAGCGGATGGCCGATCAGATCGCGACGCTGTCGGCCGCCGGCATCCCGGTGGTGGCGCACATCGGCTTCACCCCGCAGAGCGTGAACGGGCTGGGCGGGTTCCGCGTCCAGGGTCGGGGTGACGCAGCCGAGCAGACGATCCACGACGCGATCGCCGTGCAGGAAGCCGGTGCGATCGCGGTGGTGCTGGAAATGGTGCCCGCCGAGTTGGCGACCCAGATCACCGGCAAGCTGACGATCCCCACGGTCGGCATCGGCGCCGGCCCCAATTGCGATGCCCAGGTGCTGGTCTGGCAGGACATGGCCGGACTCACCAGCGGCAAGACCGCGAAGTTCGTCAAGCGTTTCGCTGACGTGGGCGGCGAACTGCACCGCGCGGCAGCGCAGTACGCCCACGACGTGGCGACCGGGGTTTTCCCGGCCGAAGAGCACAGCTATTGA
- a CDS encoding DUF6414 family protein, with amino-acid sequence MAIYHSPSNKVHRGFAYLDDETVINSLSAVESGKIDEVVAKVNSAREGGFGGGVSIYGAKVDGAKKSTSAFEEEMVRTRTRFSIFELWYQSLREGKALGSFDGWGPAALDGVKSGDTVEFRAHLEAAPIQTLLRLYLWFADKAKSQGHFFSQKGEELKTTKETERIISMILAQDQQNDEDQEIIVEAVPLGDAGPGIAMPIKKKWVIGNLGRFGGEYTVVAQVDRLIASNDELPALRLTHDVAATPLEIDTLKTALDAFKESAESFGLDLADAATIKGPALWLEPIAVFR; translated from the coding sequence ATGGCGATCTACCACTCACCGTCGAACAAAGTGCATCGAGGTTTCGCCTACCTCGACGACGAGACGGTCATCAACAGCCTTTCGGCCGTCGAGTCCGGAAAGATCGACGAAGTCGTGGCGAAAGTGAATTCAGCCCGTGAAGGTGGCTTCGGCGGCGGGGTCAGCATTTATGGCGCAAAGGTCGACGGTGCCAAAAAATCCACATCAGCTTTTGAGGAGGAGATGGTGCGGACGCGCACCAGGTTTTCGATCTTTGAGCTTTGGTATCAGAGTCTCCGGGAAGGTAAGGCCCTCGGGAGTTTCGACGGGTGGGGACCAGCCGCACTGGACGGAGTGAAATCCGGTGACACGGTGGAATTTCGCGCGCACCTCGAAGCCGCGCCGATACAAACACTCCTACGTCTTTATCTGTGGTTTGCCGATAAGGCGAAATCCCAAGGCCATTTCTTCAGCCAGAAGGGCGAGGAACTGAAGACCACGAAAGAAACCGAAAGAATCATCAGCATGATCCTCGCTCAGGACCAACAAAACGATGAAGACCAAGAGATCATTGTCGAAGCAGTGCCACTAGGTGATGCCGGTCCTGGTATCGCTATGCCAATTAAGAAGAAGTGGGTAATCGGCAATCTCGGACGGTTCGGAGGCGAGTATACGGTAGTCGCACAAGTCGACCGTCTAATTGCGTCTAACGACGAACTGCCCGCGCTCCGATTGACGCACGACGTCGCCGCCACACCGTTAGAGATCGACACGCTGAAAACAGCATTGGACGCGTTCAAGGAGTCGGCGGAATCATTTGGTCTTGATCTTGCGGACGCGGCGACGATTAAGGGTCCGGCGTTATGGCTTGAGCCCATCGCGGTCTTTCGCTGA
- a CDS encoding oxidoreductase — MTSPQTFSLGSLVVRRVGFGAMQLPGPGVFGPPRDHDQALAVLRRAVELGVDHIDTAQFYGPDVANELIREALYPYPQNLALVTKVGGRRDAQANWLPAQQPAELRHSIEENLRTLGVDQLAVVNLRLFGGDIGGPAEVDHGLFEQQLDTLITARDEGLIAGIGLSSASREHVEIALERTEIACVQNAYNLADRTSQPVLDLCIERDIAFVPFFPLGSAFAADNPVLGHPTIRRVATELGRTPAQIALAWTLNVAPNVLLIPGTSSVAHLEENLAVADIELPADLTIEPAAAGPAAG, encoded by the coding sequence ATGACCTCCCCACAGACATTCTCGCTAGGGTCGCTGGTCGTCCGACGTGTCGGATTCGGCGCCATGCAGTTGCCCGGGCCCGGAGTGTTCGGCCCGCCGCGTGACCACGACCAGGCGCTCGCGGTGTTACGCCGCGCGGTCGAACTCGGTGTCGACCACATCGATACCGCCCAGTTCTACGGGCCGGATGTCGCCAACGAACTCATCCGGGAGGCGCTGTACCCCTACCCGCAGAACCTGGCTCTTGTCACCAAGGTCGGTGGCAGGCGCGACGCCCAGGCCAACTGGCTGCCGGCGCAGCAACCCGCCGAACTGCGGCACAGCATCGAAGAGAACCTGCGCACCCTGGGGGTCGACCAGCTTGCCGTGGTGAACCTGCGGCTTTTCGGGGGCGACATCGGAGGTCCCGCCGAGGTCGACCACGGGTTGTTCGAGCAGCAACTGGACACCCTGATCACGGCTCGCGACGAAGGCCTCATCGCCGGCATCGGGCTGAGCAGCGCCTCACGCGAGCATGTTGAGATCGCGCTGGAGCGCACCGAGATCGCCTGCGTGCAGAACGCCTACAACCTCGCCGACCGCACCTCGCAGCCCGTGCTCGACCTGTGCATCGAACGCGACATCGCCTTCGTCCCGTTCTTTCCGCTGGGTTCGGCGTTCGCCGCGGACAATCCGGTCCTGGGCCATCCGACGATCCGGCGGGTGGCCACCGAACTGGGCCGTACGCCGGCGCAGATCGCGTTGGCGTGGACGTTGAATGTCGCGCCGAACGTGCTGCTGATTCCCGGGACGTCCTCGGTTGCCCACCTGGAGGAGAACCTGGCCGTCGCAGATATCGAGCTGCCGGCTGATCTCACCATCGAACCGGCTGCTGCCGGCCCGGCGGCCGGCTAG
- a CDS encoding helix-turn-helix domain-containing protein, translated as MEANAAEPADIDALVRGRLRELRAQRGLTLEDVARRAQIDVSTLSRLESGKRRLALDHLPRLAAALSVTTDELLRAPQAEDPRVTGSSHTHHNITYWPLTRQGPAAGLHAYKIRISAKRRKPPAEFPVHEGRDWMYVLSGQLRLILGEQDFVVNPGEAVEFSTWTPHWFGVVDGPVEAITIFGPHGEQLHLHA; from the coding sequence ATGGAGGCAAACGCTGCCGAACCCGCCGACATCGACGCCCTCGTCCGCGGTCGCCTGCGGGAGTTGCGGGCCCAACGGGGGCTCACCCTGGAAGACGTCGCGCGCCGCGCCCAGATCGACGTGTCGACACTGAGCCGGTTGGAATCGGGCAAGCGCCGACTGGCCCTGGACCACCTACCCCGGTTGGCCGCCGCCCTGTCGGTGACCACCGACGAGTTGCTGCGCGCGCCGCAGGCAGAGGACCCCCGGGTCACCGGCAGCTCACACACCCACCACAACATCACGTATTGGCCGTTGACCCGGCAGGGCCCGGCGGCCGGGTTGCACGCCTACAAGATCCGGATCAGCGCGAAGCGCCGCAAGCCTCCCGCCGAATTCCCCGTCCACGAAGGACGCGACTGGATGTACGTGCTGTCCGGACAACTGCGCCTGATCCTGGGCGAGCAGGACTTCGTCGTCAATCCCGGTGAGGCCGTGGAATTCTCGACCTGGACACCGCACTGGTTCGGGGTGGTCGACGGACCGGTCGAGGCGATCACCATCTTCGGTCCGCACGGCGAGCAACTACACCTGCACGCCTGA
- a CDS encoding TetR/AcrR family transcriptional regulator, translating into MAAETTPANAAAGRGRPRLERPRRPGATAREQILDAAAELFTTHGYASTSTRRIADEVGVRQASLYHHFATKDDILDALLAGTVDDALRLGAELLDSAGPAAQHLHTLAVADAHQLCAGRWNLGALYLLPELRTDRFEPFRRRRAELREVYRRLSEAVITECAGPPDAADLPFRLVESVVNSRSDDVESAPAQPWAIGEGALRILGFDGDFGPLEDATAARLGLRPPQTPAR; encoded by the coding sequence ATGGCGGCTGAGACGACACCGGCGAACGCCGCTGCCGGGCGCGGACGCCCGCGGCTGGAGCGGCCACGCCGACCGGGCGCGACTGCCCGTGAACAGATTCTCGATGCCGCCGCCGAGCTGTTCACCACCCACGGCTACGCCAGCACCTCGACGCGGCGCATCGCCGACGAAGTCGGGGTCCGGCAAGCCTCGCTGTATCACCATTTCGCGACCAAGGACGACATTCTCGACGCGTTGCTGGCCGGCACCGTCGACGATGCCCTTCGCCTGGGCGCCGAGCTGCTCGACAGCGCGGGGCCGGCGGCGCAGCACCTGCACACGCTCGCGGTCGCCGATGCGCATCAGCTGTGCGCGGGCCGGTGGAATCTGGGTGCCCTGTATCTGCTTCCCGAGCTGCGCACCGACCGGTTCGAACCGTTCCGCCGCCGCCGCGCCGAGCTGCGGGAGGTGTACCGGAGGCTGTCGGAGGCGGTGATCACCGAATGCGCAGGTCCGCCCGACGCCGCTGACCTGCCGTTCCGATTGGTGGAATCGGTGGTCAACAGCCGTTCCGACGATGTCGAGAGCGCGCCCGCGCAGCCCTGGGCGATCGGGGAGGGGGCGCTGCGGATCCTCGGGTTCGACGGCGATTTCGGCCCGTTGGAGGACGCCACCGCCGCCCGGCTGGGGCTGCGGCCACCGCAAACCCCGGCCCGCTAG
- a CDS encoding FAD-dependent oxidoreductase, translating into MENIWDCVIVGGGAAGLSAALVLGRARRRVLLVDAGNQSNLAAHGIGGLLGSDGRPPADLYAAGRAELAAYPTVEVRTGEVVRGEPGFALELADGTREQARTVLLATGMEYRGPNIGGLEELWGASVFHCPFCHGWEMRDAPVAVIAQGDRAVHSALMMRGWTEDLVVLTNGDTGLDDAQVKQLDAAGISVDERLIARFVAHDGELGAVEFTDGTRLARRGALVAATLHQRSPLAAQLGAVSAPGPIAADALVVDAFARTSVPGLFAAGDLGAQMPQVATAVASGSQAGAAVVQHLLGEDVGLPVPPWPAQTAVTAQYWERHYGQRGRIWSGRVNAQLAKIAADLPAGRALDLGCGEGGDSVWLAERGWQVTGVDVSDTALARAASEARERGVADRITFERHDLSESLPSGRFDLVSAQFLQSPIAMDRAALLRRAAGAVAGGGLLVIVDHGAAPPWAPEHVRKFAFPSADDVVDSLNLDDAEWERIRVGTDEREATGPDGQPGILIDNVMVLRRR; encoded by the coding sequence ATGGAAAACATCTGGGATTGCGTCATCGTCGGAGGCGGGGCGGCCGGTCTGAGTGCGGCGCTGGTACTGGGCCGGGCCCGGCGACGGGTACTGCTGGTCGACGCGGGGAATCAGAGCAACCTGGCCGCACACGGAATCGGCGGCCTGCTGGGCAGCGACGGCCGTCCGCCCGCCGACCTCTATGCCGCCGGCCGCGCCGAGTTGGCCGCCTACCCCACGGTGGAGGTGCGCACGGGTGAAGTCGTGCGCGGGGAGCCGGGATTCGCGCTCGAGCTGGCCGACGGAACCCGCGAGCAGGCCAGGACGGTGCTGCTGGCCACCGGAATGGAATACCGGGGGCCGAACATCGGCGGGCTCGAAGAGCTGTGGGGTGCTTCGGTTTTCCACTGCCCGTTCTGCCACGGCTGGGAGATGCGCGACGCGCCGGTCGCGGTGATCGCCCAGGGTGACCGTGCCGTGCACTCGGCGTTGATGATGCGCGGCTGGACCGAGGATCTGGTGGTCCTCACCAATGGGGACACCGGGCTGGACGACGCTCAGGTCAAGCAGCTGGACGCGGCCGGAATCAGCGTCGACGAGCGTCTGATCGCCCGCTTCGTCGCACACGACGGCGAACTGGGGGCCGTCGAGTTCACCGACGGCACCCGACTGGCCAGGCGTGGGGCGCTCGTCGCTGCCACCCTGCATCAACGTTCGCCGCTGGCGGCGCAACTCGGTGCCGTGTCTGCTCCCGGGCCGATCGCCGCGGACGCCCTCGTCGTCGACGCGTTCGCCCGCACCTCGGTGCCCGGACTGTTCGCCGCGGGGGACCTGGGTGCCCAGATGCCGCAGGTGGCCACGGCGGTGGCATCGGGCAGCCAGGCCGGCGCCGCCGTCGTGCAGCACCTGCTCGGTGAAGACGTCGGGCTCCCGGTGCCGCCGTGGCCCGCCCAAACGGCCGTCACCGCCCAGTACTGGGAGCGGCATTACGGGCAGCGGGGCCGCATCTGGAGTGGACGGGTCAACGCCCAACTGGCCAAGATCGCCGCGGACCTGCCGGCGGGCAGGGCGCTGGATCTCGGCTGCGGCGAGGGCGGTGACTCCGTCTGGCTGGCCGAGCGGGGCTGGCAGGTGACGGGTGTCGACGTCTCCGACACCGCGCTCGCGCGGGCCGCGTCCGAGGCGCGGGAACGAGGCGTGGCGGACCGCATCACGTTCGAGCGCCACGATCTGTCCGAGAGCCTGCCGTCCGGCCGCTTCGACCTGGTGTCGGCCCAATTCCTGCAGTCACCGATCGCCATGGACCGCGCCGCGTTGCTGCGCCGTGCCGCCGGCGCGGTGGCCGGCGGCGGCCTGCTGGTCATCGTCGATCACGGTGCCGCCCCGCCCTGGGCCCCCGAGCATGTCCGGAAGTTCGCCTTCCCCAGCGCCGATGACGTCGTCGATTCACTGAACCTCGATGACGCGGAATGGGAACGGATCCGGGTGGGAACCGACGAGCGGGAGGCGACGGGGCCCGACGGGCAGCCCGGCATCCTGATCGACAACGTGATGGTGCTGCGGCGGCGTTGA
- a CDS encoding WS/DGAT/MGAT family O-acyltransferase, whose protein sequence is MQRLSGLDASFLYLETAAQPMHVCSVLELDTSTMPGGYTFDRLRDALALTIKAMPQFREKLADSRFNLDHPVRVEDKDFDVNRHLHRIGLPAPGGRAELSEICGHIASLPLDRTRPLWEMWVIENVAGTDAHAGGRLALMTKVHHSGVDGVTGANLMSQLCTTEADAPPPEPVDGVGGATGAEIAISGALRFAARPLKLANVLPSTASTVIDTVRRAFNGQAMAAPFNAPKTAFNTNITGQRSVAFAQLDLEDIKTVKNHFDVKVNDVVMALVSGVLRTFLHDRGELPDSSLVAMVPVSVHDRSDRPGRNQVSGMFSKLETNIDDPAQRLMAIAASNSVAKQHSSAIGATLLQDWTQFAAPAVFGAAMRVYAASRLSGAKPVHNLVISNVPGPQEPLYMLGCEVKAMYPLGPIFHGSGLNITVMSLTGMLDVGIMSCPDLLPDLWDMADDFHVALEELLAATR, encoded by the coding sequence ATGCAACGGCTCAGCGGACTCGACGCCAGTTTCCTGTACCTCGAAACCGCGGCGCAGCCGATGCACGTGTGCTCGGTGCTCGAACTGGATACCTCGACCATGCCGGGCGGCTACACGTTCGACCGCTTGCGTGACGCGCTGGCGCTGACCATCAAGGCGATGCCGCAATTCCGGGAGAAACTGGCCGACAGCCGGTTCAATCTCGACCATCCGGTGCGGGTGGAAGACAAGGACTTTGACGTCAACCGGCACCTGCACCGGATCGGCCTACCCGCCCCCGGCGGGCGGGCCGAGCTGTCCGAGATCTGCGGCCACATCGCCTCGCTGCCGCTGGACCGGACTCGGCCGCTGTGGGAGATGTGGGTCATCGAGAACGTGGCGGGCACCGATGCCCATGCGGGCGGCCGGTTGGCGCTGATGACCAAGGTGCACCATTCCGGCGTGGACGGGGTGACCGGTGCCAACCTGATGTCGCAGTTGTGCACCACCGAGGCGGACGCACCGCCGCCGGAGCCGGTCGACGGGGTGGGCGGCGCCACCGGCGCAGAGATCGCCATCAGCGGTGCACTCAGGTTCGCGGCCCGCCCACTGAAGCTGGCCAACGTGCTGCCCTCCACTGCGAGCACCGTCATCGATACCGTGCGCCGGGCCTTCAACGGCCAGGCGATGGCCGCCCCGTTCAATGCACCGAAGACCGCGTTCAACACCAACATCACCGGTCAGCGCAGCGTCGCATTCGCCCAGCTGGATCTCGAGGACATCAAGACCGTCAAGAACCACTTCGACGTCAAGGTCAACGACGTGGTGATGGCGCTGGTGTCCGGCGTCCTGCGTACCTTCCTGCACGACCGCGGCGAACTACCGGACAGCTCCCTGGTCGCGATGGTGCCGGTGTCCGTGCACGACCGTTCCGACCGGCCCGGGCGCAATCAGGTGTCGGGGATGTTCTCCAAGCTCGAAACCAACATCGACGATCCGGCCCAGCGGCTGATGGCCATCGCCGCGTCGAATTCGGTTGCCAAGCAACACAGTTCCGCGATCGGTGCGACGCTGCTCCAGGACTGGACACAGTTCGCCGCGCCTGCGGTGTTCGGCGCCGCGATGCGGGTGTACGCGGCCAGCCGGCTGTCCGGGGCCAAACCGGTCCACAATCTCGTCATCTCCAACGTGCCCGGGCCGCAGGAGCCGCTGTACATGCTGGGCTGTGAGGTCAAGGCCATGTACCCGCTGGGCCCGATCTTCCACGGATCGGGTCTCAACATCACCGTGATGTCGCTGACCGGCATGCTCGACGTCGGCATCATGTCCTGCCCGGATCTGCTGCCTGACCTGTGGGACATGGCCGACGATTTCCACGTGGCGCTCGAAGAACTCCTCGCCGCTACCCGATAG
- a CDS encoding CYTH and CHAD domain-containing protein, whose protein sequence is MAPGKSKTARYTEIERKFAVTENTVSPSFEGLSAIAEVARVETQHLDAVYFDTPNRDLAAHRITLRRRTGGSDAGWHLKLPAGVDTRTEVRMPLGTATDTVPEDLRDIVLAIVRDRPLSPVARISTERNVAVLRGADGVGLAEFCDDRVTASVTGEVADAQSWREWELELLTADVPDDLMDRLSNRLADAGAEPAGHGSKLARVLGTDAAPAPAPPADPVHRAIAEQIEALLVWDRAVRADAYDSVHQMRVTTRKIRSLLQESKGAFGLDDDGWVLDELRALAAVLGVARDAEVLAERYQRALDEMPAELVRGPVRQRLVEGANRRYTAGWRRSLLAMRSERYFRLLDALEELVRAEQPESADAATKSVNIDAAYKRVRKAAKTAAAADSDAEASAEEKDEALHRIRKGAKRLRYTAAATGAEKVSERAKTIQTLLGDHQDSVVSKAHLSTQADAAHAAGEDTFTYGLLYQQEHDTAQESRAQLQDALKKLDKAVRKSH, encoded by the coding sequence ATGGCCCCCGGCAAATCCAAGACCGCGAGGTACACCGAAATCGAGCGGAAGTTCGCGGTCACCGAGAACACCGTCTCGCCGTCGTTCGAGGGGCTGTCGGCCATCGCCGAGGTCGCACGCGTGGAAACCCAGCACCTGGATGCGGTGTACTTCGACACCCCGAATCGCGACCTTGCCGCGCACCGCATCACGCTGCGGCGCCGCACCGGCGGCAGCGACGCGGGCTGGCACCTGAAGCTTCCGGCCGGCGTCGACACCCGCACCGAGGTCCGCATGCCGCTGGGCACAGCAACCGACACCGTGCCCGAGGATCTGCGCGACATCGTGCTTGCGATCGTCCGGGACCGGCCGCTGTCCCCGGTGGCCCGGATCAGCACCGAGCGCAACGTGGCGGTGCTGCGCGGAGCCGACGGCGTCGGCCTGGCCGAGTTCTGCGACGACCGGGTGACCGCTTCGGTCACCGGCGAGGTAGCCGATGCACAGAGCTGGCGGGAGTGGGAGCTGGAGCTGCTCACCGCCGATGTGCCCGACGACCTGATGGACCGGCTGTCGAACCGGCTGGCGGATGCCGGCGCGGAACCGGCAGGGCACGGTTCGAAGCTGGCCAGGGTGCTCGGAACGGATGCGGCCCCGGCTCCTGCTCCCCCTGCCGATCCGGTGCACCGGGCCATCGCCGAGCAGATCGAGGCGCTGCTGGTGTGGGACCGCGCGGTCCGCGCGGACGCCTACGACTCGGTACATCAGATGCGGGTGACCACCCGCAAGATCCGGAGTCTGCTGCAGGAGTCCAAGGGCGCCTTCGGCCTCGACGACGACGGCTGGGTACTCGACGAGCTGCGCGCGCTGGCCGCGGTGCTGGGTGTGGCCCGCGATGCCGAGGTGCTGGCCGAGCGCTATCAGCGCGCGCTCGACGAGATGCCCGCCGAGCTGGTCCGCGGACCCGTTCGCCAGCGGCTGGTCGAGGGCGCCAACCGCCGCTACACCGCGGGCTGGCGGCGTTCCCTGCTGGCGATGCGCTCGGAGCGCTACTTCCGGCTGCTGGACGCGCTCGAGGAGCTGGTGCGTGCCGAGCAGCCGGAATCCGCCGACGCTGCAACGAAATCGGTGAACATCGACGCTGCGTACAAGAGGGTTCGCAAGGCCGCCAAGACCGCTGCCGCGGCCGACAGCGATGCCGAGGCCAGTGCCGAGGAGAAGGACGAGGCGCTGCACCGAATTCGCAAGGGCGCCAAGCGGCTTCGCTACACCGCGGCGGCCACCGGAGCGGAGAAGGTCTCCGAGCGCGCCAAGACCATCCAGACGTTGCTGGGCGACCATCAGGACAGCGTGGTGAGCAAGGCTCATCTGAGCACCCAGGCGGATGCCGCACATGCCGCGGGCGAGGACACCTTCACCTACGGGCTGCTGTATCAGCAGGAGCACGACACCGCCCAGGAGTCTCGGGCGCAGCTGCAGGATGCACTCAAGAAGCTGGACAAGGCGGTGCGCAAGTCCCACTAG
- a CDS encoding MarR family winged helix-turn-helix transcriptional regulator, whose amino-acid sequence MNDEQRSAAELADAFGRAAKSVVRAFDERLGDRGVSTPRSKLLAEIERMQPVRSAEVARAVGITQATASTLVEALVREGLVVRAPDENDRRAVRLTTTAEGQEQARHWRADYIAAAHEMFAGLTSEDKTALTRLLVKLGDALA is encoded by the coding sequence GTGAACGACGAGCAACGGAGCGCGGCGGAACTGGCCGATGCCTTCGGGCGCGCTGCCAAGTCCGTTGTCCGCGCATTCGACGAGCGCCTCGGCGACCGTGGGGTGTCGACCCCACGGTCCAAGCTGCTCGCCGAGATCGAACGGATGCAACCGGTCCGCTCAGCCGAGGTGGCCAGGGCCGTCGGTATCACCCAAGCCACCGCGTCAACCCTCGTCGAGGCTCTGGTGCGGGAAGGGCTGGTAGTCCGTGCACCCGATGAAAACGACCGCCGGGCAGTGCGATTGACGACGACAGCCGAGGGGCAGGAGCAAGCCCGACACTGGCGGGCCGACTACATCGCCGCTGCACACGAGATGTTCGCCGGCCTCACCAGTGAGGACAAGACAGCGCTGACCCGGTTACTCGTCAAACTCGGTGACGCGCTGGCCTGA
- a CDS encoding enoyl-CoA hydratase/isomerase family protein, with protein sequence MTEPTYEAISFEQSGAVAHITLNRPDAANGMNDTMTRELADAARRCDTPGTKAVVLTGAGRFFCAGGDLKSFATAPDRGRFIKGVADDLHQAISSFARMDAVLITAVNGTAAGAGFSLAVAGDLVLAAESATFTMAYTKVGLSPDGSASYHLPRLVGLRRAQELILTNRTLSAAEALDWGLITEVVAGDDLAARATKLAEEVAAGSGGSNGAVKSLLVSSFKNSLEEQMAAEGRFIAERANSADGREGVDAFLGKRRPEFA encoded by the coding sequence GTGACCGAGCCCACCTATGAAGCCATCTCGTTCGAGCAGTCCGGCGCCGTCGCGCACATCACGCTGAACCGCCCGGATGCCGCGAATGGCATGAACGACACCATGACTCGCGAACTGGCCGACGCCGCCCGGCGCTGCGACACGCCCGGTACCAAGGCCGTGGTGCTGACCGGTGCGGGCCGATTCTTCTGCGCGGGCGGCGACCTGAAGTCGTTCGCCACCGCGCCCGACCGCGGCCGGTTCATCAAGGGCGTCGCCGACGACCTGCACCAGGCCATCTCGTCGTTCGCCCGGATGGACGCCGTGCTGATCACCGCGGTCAACGGCACCGCCGCCGGCGCCGGTTTCAGCCTCGCGGTGGCCGGCGACCTGGTGCTGGCCGCCGAATCGGCCACCTTCACCATGGCCTACACCAAGGTCGGGCTGAGCCCCGACGGCAGCGCGTCCTACCACCTGCCGCGACTGGTCGGACTGCGCCGGGCGCAGGAGCTCATCCTGACCAACCGCACGCTCTCGGCCGCCGAGGCGCTGGACTGGGGACTGATCACCGAGGTTGTCGCCGGCGACGACCTGGCCGCCCGGGCCACGAAACTGGCCGAGGAAGTCGCGGCAGGCTCCGGTGGATCCAACGGCGCGGTCAAGTCGCTGCTGGTGTCCTCGTTCAAGAACAGCCTCGAAGAGCAGATGGCAGCCGAAGGCCGGTTCATCGCCGAGCGGGCCAACTCCGCCGACGGCCGCGAAGGCGTCGACGCGTTCCTGGGCAAGCGCCGGCCCGAGTTCGCCTAG
- a CDS encoding helix-turn-helix transcriptional regulator, whose product MVQVPPARYLLRAKDLADARYADPITVDDLAAAAGLSRAHFSRMFTRTFGESPRAYLQSRRLERAAALLRNTDRSVADICVMVGLQSVGSFTTNFARAYGKPPAAYRASLPPAMLRAPVPSCILARDTRRPHAGRPKTAQTEKTAGPDRT is encoded by the coding sequence ATGGTCCAGGTGCCACCGGCACGATATTTGCTCCGTGCGAAGGATCTCGCGGACGCCCGTTACGCGGATCCGATCACCGTCGACGACCTCGCGGCGGCCGCCGGATTGTCCCGAGCGCACTTCAGCCGGATGTTCACCCGCACCTTCGGTGAGTCTCCCCGTGCCTACCTGCAGAGTCGGCGCCTCGAGCGGGCCGCGGCACTGCTGCGCAACACCGACCGTTCGGTCGCCGACATCTGCGTGATGGTCGGCCTGCAGAGCGTCGGCTCGTTCACCACGAATTTCGCGCGGGCGTACGGCAAGCCCCCGGCCGCCTACCGGGCGAGCCTGCCGCCGGCCATGCTCCGCGCCCCGGTGCCCAGTTGCATCCTGGCGCGCGACACCCGGCGTCCCCACGCCGGCCGGCCCAAGACAGCACAAACGGAGAAGACGGCCGGACCGGACCGCACGTAG
- a CDS encoding VOC family protein: protein MMKIAYTHLWVHDQEVALKFWTEKVGMEVREDVSFPEEMGAFRWLTVGPPGQDEVGIVLMAVPGEPVMDEQTQKQVQDLTAKGFAGTVFLTTEDCQKSYDELTARGVEFTEPPNQMPYGIDSGFRDPSGNSIRLTQRTDIPATASGTA from the coding sequence ATGATGAAAATCGCATACACGCACTTGTGGGTTCACGATCAGGAAGTCGCGCTGAAATTCTGGACCGAGAAGGTGGGAATGGAAGTGCGCGAAGATGTTTCGTTCCCCGAAGAGATGGGCGCATTCCGGTGGCTCACGGTCGGCCCGCCCGGACAAGACGAGGTCGGCATCGTGCTGATGGCCGTGCCCGGCGAGCCCGTGATGGATGAGCAGACGCAGAAGCAGGTCCAGGACCTGACCGCAAAGGGCTTCGCCGGCACGGTGTTTCTGACCACCGAGGACTGCCAGAAGAGCTACGACGAGCTGACCGCGCGCGGCGTCGAGTTCACCGAACCGCCGAACCAGATGCCCTACGGCATCGATTCCGGCTTCCGTGATCCGTCGGGCAACAGCATCCGGCTGACGCAGCGCACGGACATCCCCGCCACGGCATCTGGCACCGCATAG